A DNA window from Hordeum vulgare subsp. vulgare chromosome 1H, MorexV3_pseudomolecules_assembly, whole genome shotgun sequence contains the following coding sequences:
- the LOC123420874 gene encoding glucan endo-1,3-beta-glucosidase 13-like, giving the protein MMVHLLVVVLGAALPLLFFSHAAEGGEVGVCYGRVATDLPDPASVVRLLKKNGITMVRIYDTDPTVLRSLANTNIKVTVELTNEELPLAAADQNNFALQWVQNNVKAYYPATLINGVTIGNEVFKEASHLNSQLVMAMKNVHAALVTVGLADAVKVTTPIAFDALKTSFPPSAGAFKDDIAMSVMSPMVDFLQQTGSYLMVNFYPYIAYLNTPGMSINYLLFRPNDGVLDKVSGQTYYSLFDAELDAVYYAVEKLPSSSMHVGGMRKLTAGGGGTPNVHHGEHGYPNQGHKGVGTPQNAQDFMAGLTLQVLQGNSAATNGRSPVAASAVRGTPHRPNTDMNVYIFALFNENSKPADEQDFGLFYPNEQPVYPSPIDFVHGGTIGGPLQASYCVANPTVGDAALQAALDYACGHGADCGAIQPGKPCYEPNTKLAHASYAFNDYYQKNGRASSACDFGGAGTIVNQAPSGACDPSPSWCVANAAVGDVRLQMALDYACGHGGADCTDIQPGARCFDPDTKVAHASFAFNDYYQRRGRATGTCDFAGAGAIVRQAPKIGNCVLPSGA; this is encoded by the exons ATGATGGTTCACCTCCTTGTTGTCGTCCTCGGCGCAGCATTGCCGCTGCTCTTCTTCTCCCATGCTGCGGAGGGTGGCGAGGTGGGCGTCTGCTACGGGAGGGTGGCGACAGACTTGCCGGACCCGGCATCCGTGGTGCgactgctcaagaagaacggcatcACCATGGTGAGAATCTACGACACCGACCCGACGGTGCTGCGCTCGCTGGCCAACACCAACATCAAGGTCACAGTGGAGCTAACCAATGAGGAGCTGCCGCTGGCGGCGGCCGACCAAAATAATTTCGCACTGCAGTGGGTGCAGAACAATGTGAAGGCCTACTACCCGGCCACGCTGATCAATGGCGTGACGATCGGGAACGAGGTGTTTAAGGAGGCTAGCCATCTAAACTCTCAGCTCGTCATGGCCATGAAGAACGTGCATGCGGCGCTGGTTACCGTTGGTCTGGCTGACGCCGTGAAGGTGACAACCCCCATCGCGTTTGACGCGCTCAAGACGTCGTTCCCGCCGTCCGCCGGCGCGTTCAAGGACGACATCGCAATGTCGGTGATGAGCCCCATGGTCGACTTCTTGCAGCAGACCGGGTCGTATCTCATGGTGAACTTCTACCCATACATCGCGTACCTCAATACCCCAGGCATGTCCATTAACTACCTCTTGTTCCGCCCCAACGACGGCGTGCTTGACAAGGTTAGTGGGCAAACATATTATAGCCTCTTCGACGCTGAGCTCGACGCAGTCTACtatgcggtggagaagctcccgtccTCCAGCATGCACGTCGGGGGGATGAGGAAGCTGACGGCAGGAGGAGGGGGAACCCCAAACGTCCACCATGGGGAGCATGGGTACCCAAACCAAGGCCACAAAGGCGTGGGAACCCCACAAAACGCCCAAGATTTCATGGCTGGTCTCACCCTCCAAGTGCTGCAGGGTAACTCCGCCGCCACGAACGGACGCAGCCCGGTCGCCGCCAGCGCTGTCCGCGGCACCCCGCACCGTCCCAACACCGATATGAACGTGTACATCTTCGCCCTCTTCAACGAGAACAGCAAGCCGGCAGACGAGCAGGATTTTGGGTTGTTCTACCCGAACGAGCAGCCCGTGTACCCGAGCCCTATCGACTTCGTTCATGGCGGCACCATCGGCGGGCCCTTGCAGGCAAGCTATTGCGTGGCGAACCCGACGGTCGGGGACGCGGCCTTGCAGGCGGCGCTGGACTACGCATGCGGCCACGGGGCGGACTGCGGCGCCATCCAGCCAGGGAAGCCTTGCTACGAGCCCAACACCAAGCTCGCGCACGCGTCCTACGCCTTCAACGACTACTACCAAAAGAACGGCCGGGCCAGCAGCGCGTGCGACTTCGGCGGCGCCGGCACCATTGTCAACCAGGCACCATCAGGTGCGTGCGACCCGAGCCCAAGCTGGTGTGTGGCGAACGCGGCGGTGGGCGACGTGCGGCTACAGATGGCGCTGGACTACGCCTGCGGCCACGGCGGCGCCGACTGCACGGACATCCAGCCCGGAGCACGGTGCTTCGACCCCGACACCAAGGTCGCGCATGCGTCCTTTGCATTCAACGACTATTACCAGCGGCGTGGCCGGGCCACCGGAACGTGCGACTTCGCCGGGGCCGGCGCCATTGTCCGGCAAGCACCAA AGATCGGCAACTGCGTGCTGCCGTCAGGGGCCTGA
- the LOC123452029 gene encoding cysteine-rich receptor-like protein kinase 6 has product MAAHRVALCVLILAVALLAPSRHVAGEPWQVCGDSGEYDDKSEYQANLNLVAHALPKKASASRNLFATAEAGAVPEKVTALALCRGDATSRACSTCLANAFDNLPNVCQGSKDAVIYYDACMLRYSDVQFLSADDSGPMGLDLSMTVRNSVNATSEPGRFERVVAALMNATADYAAYNSTRRYATGQADLDREFPKVYSWAQCTPDLTPGRCRDCLAQILAQLPLQFTDGIGGRLLAPRCSFRYETKPFMTGPVIVQLPATSATSGAPAPAVAPTAPAPATPQGRKYSVPGMVLIILLPTIAAINLIVWLFSWRRRQALAKAKQPGPDYSSDEAHDMESVESMLIDISTLRAATEDFAESNKLGEGGFGPVYKGTLLSGDEIAVKRMSKTSTQGVEELKNELALVAKLKHKNLVRLVGVCLEQQERLLIYEFVPNRSLDLILFDEEKRRQLDWETRFKIINGVARGIQYLHEDSQLKVVHRDLKASNVLLDMNMNPKISDFGLAKIFGRDQTQGVTNRVIGTYGYMAPEYVMRGNYSVKSDAFSFGVLVLEVVTGKKNSDCCNTQQSQDLLTTVWEHWTAGTVLEMVDPCMDKNFSESDAVRCIHVGLLCIQSSPEDRPMMSMVAMMLGSDTFPLPAPSKPALYSTNVGANSSTGSSMSIPSVQARS; this is encoded by the exons ATGGCGGCTCACCGTGTCGCCCTGTGTGTGCTCATCCTTGCCGTCGCACTGCTCGCGCCCAGCCGCCACGTCGCCGGAGAACCGTGGCAAGTGTGCGGCGACAGCGGCGAATACGACGACAAGAGCGAGTACCAGGCCAACCTCAACCTCGTCGCCCACGCGCTCCCCAAGAAGGCCTCGGCGTCGCGCAACCTCTTCGCCACCGCCGAGGCCGGCGCTGTCCCGGAGAAGGTCACGGCCCTCGCGCTCTGCCGCGGCGACGCCACCTCCAGGGCCTGCTCCACCTGCCTCGCCAACGCCTTCGACAACCTCCCCAACGTGTGCCAGGGCTCCAAGGACGCCGTCATCTACTACGACGCCTGCATGCTCCGCTACTCCGACGTGCAGTTCCTCTCCGCCGACGACTCCGGTCCCATGGGCTTGGACCTCAGCATGACGGTCCGCAACTCCGTGAACGCCACGTCGGAGCCTGGCCGGTTCGAGCGCGTCGTGGCCGCGCTCATGAACGCCACCGCCGACTACGCCGCGTACAACTCCACCCGGCGGTACGCCACCGGCCAGGCCGACCTCGACCGGGAGTTCCCCAAGGTGTACAGCTGGGCGCAGTGCACCCCGGACCTGACGCCGGGAAGGTGCCGGGACTGCCTCGCCCAGATCTTGGCGCAGCTGCCGCTGCAGTTCACGGACGGTATCGGAGGCAGGCTTCTTGCTCCCCGATGCAGCTTCCGGTACGAGACCAAGCCCTTCATGACCGGCCCAGTGATCGTGCAGCTGCCAGCAACGTCGGCCACCTCTGGAGCACCGGCGCCGGCCGTAGCCCCCACCGCTCCTGCGCCGGCGACACCACAGG GGAGAAAGTACAGTGTTCCTGGCATGGTTCTTATAATTCTCTTGCCTACAATAGCAGCCATAAACCTCATTGTTTGGCTCTtttcatggaggaggaggcaggcaCTTGCAAAGGCAAAGCAACCGG GTCCAGATTATTCCAGTGATGAAGCACATGACATGGAAAGTGTGGAGTCAATGTTAATCGACATTTCAACTTTGCGGGCTGCAACCGAGGATTTTGCAGAAAGCAACAAACTCGGCGAAGGTGGATTTGGCCCCGTGTACAAG GGTACTCTCCTAAGCGGCGACGAGATCGCAGTGAAGAGAATGTCCAAGACCTCAACACAAGGAGTGGAGGAGCTCAAGAATGAGCTCGCCTTAGTTGCAAAGCTGAAGCACAAGAACCTTGTCAGACTTGTGGGTGTCTGCTTGGAGCAACAAGAGAGGCTGCTCATCTATGAGTTTGTTCCTAACCGCAGCCTCGACCTGATCCTTTTCG ATGAAGAGAAACGTCGGCAATTGGATTGGGAAACGAGGTTCAAGATCATAAATGGAGTCGCTCGTGGCATACAGTACCTCCATGAAGACTCTCAACTCAAAGTAGTCCATCGTGACCTCAAAGCGAGCAACGTCTTGTTAGACATGAACATGAACCCGAAGATCTCGGATTTCGGCCTGGCCAAGATTTTCGGGAGAGACCAGACCCAGGGCGTGACGAACCGCGTCATCGGCACATA TGGATACATGGCGCCAGAGTACGTGATGCGTGGGAATTACTCTGTGAAATCAGACGCGTTCAGCTTTGGCGTTTTGGTTCTGGAGGTCGTGACTGGAAAGAAGAACAGTGACTGCTGCAACACTCAGCAATCACAGGATCTCTTGACCACA GTATGGGAGCATTGGACTGCCGGAACAGTGTTGGAGATGGTAGACCCATGCATGGACAAGAACTTCTCGGAGAGCGATGCGGTGAGGTGCATCCATGTCGGGCTTTTGTGCATCCAGAGCAGCCCGGAAGACCGGCCGATGATGTCGATGGTGGCCATGATGCTCGGCAGCGACACATTCCCTCTGCCCGCTCCGTCGAAGCCGGCCTTATACTCTACAAACGTTGGTGCCAATTCAAGCACCGGGTCAAGCATGTCGATCCCATCAGTGCAGGCCCGGTCATAG
- the LOC123420887 gene encoding putative receptor-like protein kinase At4g00960 isoform X1, producing MTNDASPSPPSCERKTSQSPHAHPRRAMVAAGYAVLVTIIAVQVLPPAESFMMECDGNPQTANSTFPSTLKLLAAGLPGNASTSPNGFATATVGTAPGLVYGMALCRGDTNASSCRACVAQAFRDAQASCPGDTGASMYEDGCVLRFSIQRFLDFLGADQWQVREITFSSAAAPQTVAVSAAWFGAAVRAILTAVSNHAVSSPSPAASSNSTMRSKYFATGEEAFNPRIYGLAQCIPNLAQAQCDGCLGRLQDEAAPYLGTNNPRSIDLGSAWCILRYSVGRPIYDGQAMLQILAPPRHSPSASPQLGPGNTKIAAGIYAGIACSVVLILILSVFAFIRFKRKIKTAEDDNPFKKMARALIFDLTALQEATGNFSEANKLGEGGYGIVYKGILPDGQEIAVKKLLGATEHGLHQLRNEVLLLAELQHKNLVRLQGFCSHRDDTLLVYEYIKNGSLDNFLFDASEENTLNWEQRYNIILGIAKGILYLHEDSIPRIIHRDLKANNILLDEEMDPKIADFGLARLLQEGHTHTQTTRAAGTLGYMAPEYAVHGSVSPKIDIFSFGVLVLEIITRRRNCSSDYGDTVNLISDVWNYWTKGTISQMMDESLNGYHQSQALRCIHIGLLCVQSDPDDRPQISTVIFMLTRDTMELHPPAQPAFFFGTESPSPASPRSDLVLEDDGSWNGVTITEPYPR from the exons ATGACAAATGatgcgtcgccgtcgccgccgtcgtgCGAAAGAAAAACGAGCCAGTCTCCCCACGCGCATCCACGGCGCGCGATGGTCGCCGCCGGCTACGCCGTCCTCGTCACGATCATCGCCGTCCAAGTGTTGCCGCCGGCTGAGTCGTTCATGATGGAGTGCGACGGCAACCCCCAGACGGCCAACAGCACCTTTCCCTCGACCCTCAAGCTTCTCGCCGCGGGACTCCCAGGCAACGCCTCCACCTCCCCAAACggcttcgccaccgccaccgtcgGCACGGCGCCCGGCCTGGTCTACGGCATGGCCCTCTGCCGGGGCGACACCAACGCCTCGTCCTGCCGCGCGTGCGTGGCCCAGGCGTTCCGCGACGCGCAGGCAAGCTGCCCCGGCGACACGGGCGCCTCCATGTACGAGGACGGCTGCGTCCTGCGCTTCTCCATCCAGCGCTTCCTCGACTTCCTCGGCGCCGACCAGTGGCAGGTCCGTGAGATCACTTTCTCCTCTGCCGCCGCTCCCCAGACCGTCGCGGTTTCCGCCGCCTGGTTCGGCGCCGCGGTCCGAGCGATCCTCACTGCCGTGTCCAACCACGCGGTGTCGTCCCCGTCGCCGGCGGCGAGCAGCAATTCGACTATGAGAAGCAAGTACTTCGCCACGGGTGAGGAGGCCTTCAACCCGAGGATTTACGGGCTCGCGCAGTGCATCCCAAACCTGGCGCAGGCGCAGTGCGACGGCTGCCTCGGGAGACTCCAAGATGAGGCAGCACCCTATTTGGGCACTAACAACCCCCGATCGATCGACCTTGGTTCAGCGTGGTGCATCCTGAGGTACAGCGTGGGGCGGCCGATCTACGACGGCCAGGCAATGCTGCAGATTCTGGCGCCGCCACGGCATTCTCCTTCTGCCTCTCCACAGCTCGGACCAG GAAACACAAAGATTGCAGCAGGAATCTATGCAGGCATTGCTTGTTCCGTTGTCTTGATATTGATTCTATCAGTTTTCGCTTTCATACGGTTCAAGAGAAAGATAAAGACCGCCGAGGATGATAATC CATTCAAGAAAATGGCGAGAGCCTTGATCTTCGATTTGACGGCACTGCAAGAGGCAACCGGAAACTTCTCAGAGGCGAATAAGCTCGGAGAGGGTGGTTATGGAATTGTATACAAG GGAATACTGCCGGATGGGCAAGAAATAGCAGTGAAGAAGCTTTTGGGAGCAACTGAGCATGGTTTGCATCAGTTGCGCAATGAGGTGCTGCTATTGGCGGAGCTTCAGCACAAGAACCTTGTCAGATTACAGGGGTTTTGCTCGCATCGGGACGATACGCTGCTTGTTTACGAATATATCAAGAATGGGAGCCTCGACAACTTTCTTTTCG ATGCTAGTGAGGAAAATACTCTAAACTGGGAGCAACGGTACAACATCATTCTTGGAATTGCCAAGGGAATACTGTATCTTCACGAGGACTCAATCCCAAGGATAATCCACAGGGACCTTAAAGCTAATAATATTCTTCTAGACGAGGAGATGGATCCTAAAATCGCAGACTTTGGATTGGCAAGGCTGCTACAAGAAGGTCACACCCATACTCAAACCACTAGAGCTGCTGGAACACT CGGTTATATGGCACCAGAGTATGCAGTACACGGAAGTGTGTCACCCAAGATAGATATTTTCAGTTTTGGTGTATTAGTCCTTGAAATTATAACCAGGAGAAGAAACTGCAGTTCAGATTATGGGGATACCGTCAACCTCATTAGTGAT GTGTGGAATTACTGGACAAAAGGAACAATATCACAAATGATGGACGAATCACTCAATGGATACCATCAAAGCCAAGCGCTACGGTGCATCCACATCGGGTTGCTGTGCGTCCAGTCGGACCCTGACGACAGGCCTCAAATATCAACCGTCATTTTCATGTTAACAAGGGACACCATGGAGCTTCATCCACCGGCACAGCCCGCATTCTTCTTTGGAACAGAATCACCATCTCCAGCTTCTCCACGATCTGATTTAGTATTGGAAGATGACGGATCTTGGAATGGGGTTACAATTACTGAGCCATATCCTAGGTGA
- the LOC123420887 gene encoding cysteine-rich receptor-like protein kinase 10 isoform X2, translated as MTNDASPSPPSCERKTSQSPHAHPRRAMVAAGYAVLVTIIAVQVLPPAESFMMECDGNPQTANSTFPSTLKLLAAGLPGNASTSPNGFATATVGTAPGLVYGMALCRGDTNASSCRACVAQAFRDAQASCPGDTGASMYEDGCVLRFSIQRFLDFLGADQWQVREITFSSAAAPQTVAVSAAWFGAAVRAILTAVSNHAVSSPSPAASSNSTMRSKYFATGEEAFNPRIYGLAQCIPNLAQAQCDGCLGRLQDEAAPYLGTNNPRSIDLGSAWCILRYSVGRPIYDGQAMLQILAPPRHSPSASPQLGPGNTKIAAGIYAGIACSVVLILILSVFAFIRFKRKIKTAEDDNPFKKMARALIFDLTALQEATGNFSEANKLGEGGYGIVYKGILPDGQEIAVKKLLGATEHGLHQLRNEVLLLAELQHKNLVRLQGFCSHRDDTLLVYEYIKNGSLDNFLFADASEENTLNWEQRYNIILGIAKGILYLHEDSIPRIIHRDLKANNILLDEEMDPKIADFGLARLLQEGHTHTQTTRAAGTL; from the exons ATGACAAATGatgcgtcgccgtcgccgccgtcgtgCGAAAGAAAAACGAGCCAGTCTCCCCACGCGCATCCACGGCGCGCGATGGTCGCCGCCGGCTACGCCGTCCTCGTCACGATCATCGCCGTCCAAGTGTTGCCGCCGGCTGAGTCGTTCATGATGGAGTGCGACGGCAACCCCCAGACGGCCAACAGCACCTTTCCCTCGACCCTCAAGCTTCTCGCCGCGGGACTCCCAGGCAACGCCTCCACCTCCCCAAACggcttcgccaccgccaccgtcgGCACGGCGCCCGGCCTGGTCTACGGCATGGCCCTCTGCCGGGGCGACACCAACGCCTCGTCCTGCCGCGCGTGCGTGGCCCAGGCGTTCCGCGACGCGCAGGCAAGCTGCCCCGGCGACACGGGCGCCTCCATGTACGAGGACGGCTGCGTCCTGCGCTTCTCCATCCAGCGCTTCCTCGACTTCCTCGGCGCCGACCAGTGGCAGGTCCGTGAGATCACTTTCTCCTCTGCCGCCGCTCCCCAGACCGTCGCGGTTTCCGCCGCCTGGTTCGGCGCCGCGGTCCGAGCGATCCTCACTGCCGTGTCCAACCACGCGGTGTCGTCCCCGTCGCCGGCGGCGAGCAGCAATTCGACTATGAGAAGCAAGTACTTCGCCACGGGTGAGGAGGCCTTCAACCCGAGGATTTACGGGCTCGCGCAGTGCATCCCAAACCTGGCGCAGGCGCAGTGCGACGGCTGCCTCGGGAGACTCCAAGATGAGGCAGCACCCTATTTGGGCACTAACAACCCCCGATCGATCGACCTTGGTTCAGCGTGGTGCATCCTGAGGTACAGCGTGGGGCGGCCGATCTACGACGGCCAGGCAATGCTGCAGATTCTGGCGCCGCCACGGCATTCTCCTTCTGCCTCTCCACAGCTCGGACCAG GAAACACAAAGATTGCAGCAGGAATCTATGCAGGCATTGCTTGTTCCGTTGTCTTGATATTGATTCTATCAGTTTTCGCTTTCATACGGTTCAAGAGAAAGATAAAGACCGCCGAGGATGATAATC CATTCAAGAAAATGGCGAGAGCCTTGATCTTCGATTTGACGGCACTGCAAGAGGCAACCGGAAACTTCTCAGAGGCGAATAAGCTCGGAGAGGGTGGTTATGGAATTGTATACAAG GGAATACTGCCGGATGGGCAAGAAATAGCAGTGAAGAAGCTTTTGGGAGCAACTGAGCATGGTTTGCATCAGTTGCGCAATGAGGTGCTGCTATTGGCGGAGCTTCAGCACAAGAACCTTGTCAGATTACAGGGGTTTTGCTCGCATCGGGACGATACGCTGCTTGTTTACGAATATATCAAGAATGGGAGCCTCGACAACTTTCTTTTCG CAGATGCTAGTGAGGAAAATACTCTAAACTGGGAGCAACGGTACAACATCATTCTTGGAATTGCCAAGGGAATACTGTATCTTCACGAGGACTCAATCCCAAGGATAATCCACAGGGACCTTAAAGCTAATAATATTCTTCTAGACGAGGAGATGGATCCTAAAATCGCAGACTTTGGATTGGCAAGGCTGCTACAAGAAGGTCACACCCATACTCAAACCACTAGAGCTGCTGGAACACTGTAA
- the LOC123420907 gene encoding hexose carrier protein HEX6-like, protein MDGAGGGREYGGRVTAFVALSCITASMGGVIYGYDIGVAGGVSSMEPFLGEFFPDVYRRMKGDSRVSNYCKFDSQLLTLFTSSLYISGLLTAVLLSSWVTASCGRRPSMIVGGTAYLAGAAVSGGAVNVYMAILGRALLGVGLGFANQAVPLYLSEMAPTRYRGAFSNGFQFSLCLGDLAATVTNYGVEKIKAGWGWRLSLAFAGIPAVFLTVGSIFLPETPNILVRQGKDRLVVRALLHKLRGFQAVDQELDDIIAANILAAKPGDNGMHMILSQRQYRPQLAMAILIPSFVQLTGISAIGFYAPVLLRSIGVGESASLISTIILVLVSSVSTFISMFTVDRVGRRTLLLIGGIQMILCEVLIGAIMAIKLGDDGGINKTYAIILIFLMGVYVVGFGLSWGPLGWLVPSEIFPLEIRSAGQSITVALCFAMTICISQFFLTMLCQMKAYLFFFFAGWIVVMTAFVYFFLPETKGLPIEQIGKVWGKHWFWKKVVGVGEVAVGY, encoded by the exons ATGGACGGCGCCGGTGGTGGCCGCGAGTATGGCGGCAGGGTCACCGCGTTTGTTGCGCTCTCCTGCATCACGGCGTCCATGGGCGGCGTCATCTACGGCTACGACATCGGGGTCGCGGGAGGCGTGTCGTCCATGGAGCCGTTCCTCGGGGAATTCTTCCCAGACGTGTACCGCAGGATGAAGGGCGACTCACGCGTAAGCAACTACTGCAAGTTCGACAGCCAGCTCCTTACGCTCTTCACCTCCTCCCTCTACATCTCAGGGCTGCTCACGGCGGTCCTACTATCGTCGTGGGTCACGGCCAGCTGCGGGCGCCGGCCCTCCATGATTGTCGGTGGCACGGCATACCTCGCCGGCGCGGCGGTCAGCGGCGGGGCTGTGAACGTGTACATGGCGATCCTCGGTAGGGCGCTGCTCGGTGTCGGGCTAGGATTTGCCAACCAG GCAGTGCCACTCTACTTATCGGAAATGGCACCCACACGATACAGGGGAGCCTTCAGCAATGGCTTCCAATTCAGCCTATGTCTCGGAGATCTCGCCGCGACCGTCACCAACTATGGCGTGGAGAAGATCAAGGCAGGTTGGGGCTGGAGGCTCTCGCTGGCCTTTGCAGGCATCCCTGCCGTGTTTCTCACTGTTGGCTCCATTTTCCTGCCGGAGACACCCAACATCCTCGTCCGACAAGGAAAAGACCGTCTAGTGGTCAGGGCATTACTACACAAGTTGAGAGGCTTTCAAGCCGTCGACCAAGAGCTAGATGATATCATTGCTGCTAACATTCTAGCTGCAAAGCCGGGCGACAATGGTATGCACATGATCTTGTCACAGCGGCAGTACCGCCCGCAGCTCGCCATGGCCATCCTCATACCATCCTTTGTGCAG CTTACCGGAATCAGCGCCATTGGGTTCTACGCGCCGGTGCTGCTACGCAGTATCGGCGTGGGTGAGAGTGCATCCCTGATTTCAACTATCATCCTTGTTTTGGTCTCATCGGTGTCAACCTTCATATCCATGTTCACCGTCGACCGCGTTGGTAGGCGGACCCTCCTTCTCATCGGTGGCATCCAAATGATCCTATGTGAGGTCCTTATCGGTGCTATCATGGCTATAAAGCTTGGCGATGATGGTGGGATCAACAAGACTTACGCGATCATCCTCATTTTTCTCATGGGTGTCTATGTAGTCGGCTTCGGATTGTCCTGGGGCCCATTGGGCTGGCTAGTGCCTAGTGAGATTTTCCCGTTGGAGATCAGGTCAGCCGGGCAAAGCATCACTGTGGCATTATGCTTTGCAATGACCATATGCATTTCACAGTTCTTCCTGACCATGCTTTGCCAGATGAAAGCATACTTGTTCTTTTTCTTTGCCGGTTGGATCGTGGTGATGACAGCTTTTGTCTACTTCTTCTTACCGGAGACCAAGGGGCTACCGATTGAGCAAATTGGCAAGGTGTGGGGCAAGCACTGGTTCTGGAAGAAGGTTGTGGGGGTTGGCGAGGTGGCTGTGGGCTATTAA